In candidate division TA06 bacterium, a single window of DNA contains:
- a CDS encoding tetratricopeptide repeat protein: protein MSPVEHPVDESNDSYNRIRQKFVGLLEGLSGAPSECLGCLFLNIGATLHSLGSLRLALEVWTRALEYSIQGENRKREGECRFYTGIALYALGHTRRAVIRLREALEVFQSICYEDGIRSCYKTLRTMHSSLGDLDEADEANDEPVKYI, encoded by the coding sequence ATGAGCCCTGTGGAACACCCCGTTGATGAATCAAACGATTCTTACAACCGGATACGGCAGAAATTCGTGGGGCTTCTGGAGGGACTGTCGGGGGCCCCGTCAGAGTGCCTGGGATGCCTGTTCTTGAACATAGGGGCGACACTCCACTCTCTCGGATCTTTGAGACTTGCACTGGAGGTTTGGACCAGAGCTTTGGAGTACTCTATCCAAGGTGAGAACAGAAAGAGAGAAGGCGAATGTCGATTCTACACTGGCATCGCCCTCTACGCCTTAGGACACACTAGAAGGGCGGTTATCCGTCTCCGTGAAGCATTGGAAGTCTTCCAAAGCATCTGCTATGAAGACGGTATTCGCTCATGCTACAAGACCTTGAGAACCATGCATTCCTCCTTGGGAGACCTTGACGAGGCTGACGAAGCGAATGACGAACCGGTGAAGTACATCTAG